In Fusarium oxysporum f. sp. lycopersici 4287 chromosome 4, whole genome shotgun sequence, a genomic segment contains:
- a CDS encoding DNA ligase 1 (At least one base has a quality score < 10), with protein MPSPTKKRKLNNGTKSSTPARGLEYFFSKQKQNDTDSSKNPKTEENAEGTSSDATTELTDEELARKLQAEWDQEVANTPQNTLQAQTIELPSKHNESVSRDETPSPAGPEPKPPVTLPTALNKPGTLTSTKPTLSLQAAGMAEDTTTTSIPLDESPLTFDPSEYLDQLKEHWASEGGNASYALLTRCFILINGTTSRIKIVDTLVNCLRVLIEGDPTSLLPAVWLATNAISPPYISMELGLGGSAISKALRNVCGLDNRALKAIYDKFGDAGDVAFEAKKKQSFTLRKPKPLTIKGVYETLVKIANSQGQGSSETKQRLVDRLLQDARGGEESRFVVRTLSQHLRIGAVKTTMLIALSRAFLLSRPPGADFPLKSVSDLAKLKKEDLAEIWGRAEEIVKACFARRPNYNDLVPVLLEIGISEELLIRCGLTMHIPLRPMLGSITRDLSEMLTKLQGRDFACEFKYDGQRAQIHCDESGEVSIFSRHLEVMTDKYPDLVELIPEIRGEGVDSFIMEGEVVAVDRETGELKNFQTLTNRARKDVDIGSITVDVCMFAFDLMYLNGQPLLDRPFRERRELLRSLFTEIPHHFTWVQSLDATSADSESVLEFFKAATDIKCEGIMVKILDNLPTVPYTEEADDDGPDGTNKLLTPKSKSKGKGKSKGKKDENGETKTKARRKPLLATYEPDKRLDSWLKVKKDYNSSFDTLDLIPVAGWHGQGRKAKWWSPILMACRNEETGSLEAVCKCMSGFTDAFYKANRQFYDDGEENGEPKNTRTKQPAFVEYSGPRPDIWFEPQEVWEMAFADITLSPTYTAAIGLASDERGLSLRFPRFMKKREDKSLEEASTNDFLAGLWRKQEAKAETTKGETGAEAEEAEEADD; from the exons ATGCCCAGTCCAACCAAGAAACGGAAGCTCAACAACGGCACCAAATCATCAACACCGGCCCGTGGTCTTGAGTACTTCTTTTCAAAGCAAAAGCAGAATGACACAGATTCGAGTAAAAATCCAAAGACAGAAGAAAACGCTGAAGGTACATCAAGTGATGCTACTACAGAATTAACAGACGAGGAATTAGCTAGGAAGCTTCAGGCAGAATGGGACCAGGAAGTTGCCAACACACCACAGAACACACTACAAGCACAGACAATTGAACTCCCAAGCAAACACAATGAATCAGTCTCTCGAGATGAAACTCCTAGCCCTGCAGGCCCAGAGCCGAAGCCCCCAGTCACCCTCCCAACGGCTCTCAACAAGCCTGGTACACTCACCTCTACAAAACCTACACTCAGCCTTCAGGCAGCAGGCATGGCTGAAGATACGACTACCACATCGATACCTCTCGACGAATCTCCTCTAACATTCGACCCATCTGAGTATCTGGACCAACTGAAGGAGCACTGGGCATCTGAAGGCGGCAATGCGTCATATGCCCTTCTCACACGCTGCTTCATTCTCATTAACGGCACTACAAGCCGGATTAAGATTGTAGATACTCTTGTAAACTGCTTAAGAGTTCTTATTGAGGGAGATCCAACAAGCTTACTACCAGCT GTATGGTTGGCAACGAATGCAATTTCACCTCCTTATATCTCCATGGAACTCGGGCTGGGTGGCTCAGCAATATCAAAAGCATTGCGGAACGTTTGTGGACTAGACAACCGAGCTTTAAAGGCCATTTACGACAAATTTGGAGATGCGGGAGATGTGGCttttgaagccaagaaaaAGCAGAGCTTCACTCTCAGAAAACCAAAACCCCTCACGATCAAGGGCGTCTATGAAACTTTGGTGAAGATTGCCAACAGTCAAGGGCAGGGCAGTTCCGAAACCAAGCAAAGATTGGTTGATCGGTTACTGCAAGACGCTCGCGGTGGTGAAGAGAGTCGATTTGTCGTACGGACACTTTCTCAGCAT TTGCGTATTGGTGCTGTGAAGACAACGATGCTGATCGCTTTATCACGGGCCTTTTTGCTCTCACGCCCACCAGGGGCTGACTTCCCTCTTAAATCAGTATCTGATCTTGCAAAGCTCAAAAAAGAAGATTTGGCCGAAATTTGGGGTCGGGCTGAGGAGATAGTCAAGGCCTGCTTTGCGAGACGCCCGAACTACAACGACCTTGTGCCCGTTCTCCTGGAAATTGGAATTTCCGAGGAACTACTAATACGATGTGGTCTTACCATGCATATACCGCTACGACCTATGCTCGGGAGCATCACCAGAGACCTGTCCGAGATGCTCACAAAGCTACAGGGCCGAGACTTTGCGTGCGAGTTCAAGTATGACGGACAGAGAGCGCAAATACATTGTGATGAGAGTGGAGAAGTCAGCATCTTCTCGCGTCATTTGGAGGTCATGACAGACAAATATCCTGATCTGGTTGAGCTGATACCTGAGATACGCGGAGAGGGCGTTGATAGCTTCATCATGGAAGGTGAAGTTGTCGCAGTTGATCGTGAAACCGGTGAGCTCAAAAATTTTCAAACGCTCACAAATCGAGCAAGAAAAGATGTCGATATCGGAAGTATTACTGTGGACGTATGCATGTTTGCGTTCGACTTGATGTATTTGAACGGGCAACCATTGCTAGATCGGCCCTTtcgagaaagaagagagctTCTGCGATCACTCTTCACAGAAATACCGCACCACTTTACTTGGGTACAGAGTCTTGATGCTACATCTGCGGACTCCGAATCTGTTCTGGAGTTTTTCAAGGCAGCCACGGATATCAAATGCGAGGGTATCATGGTAAAGATCTTGGATAATTTACCCACAGTGCCATacacagaagaagcagatgaCGATGGGCCAGATGGGACCAACAAATTGCTAACACCAAAGTCTAAGTccaaaggaaaaggaaaatcgaaaggaaagaaagacGAAAATGGGGAGACCAAAACGAAAGCAAGACGTAAACCATTACTGGCCACCTACGAGCCAGACAAACGACTTGATTCCTGgctcaaagtcaagaaagaCTATAACTCGAGTTTTGATACTCTCGACCTTATTCCTGTCGCCGGGTGGCATGGGCAAGGACGTAAGGCGAAATGGTGGTCACCTATTCTCATGGCCTGCCGTAACGAAGAGACCGGATCCCTGGAGGCAGTATGCAAATGCATGTCTGGATTCACAGATGCATTCTACAAGGCCAATCGGCAATTTTACGACGATGGCGAAGAGAACGGCGAACCCAAGAACACCAGAACTAAACAACCCGCCTTCGTCGAATATTCAGGTCCAAGACCAGATATCTGGTTCGAACCACAAGAAGTGTGGGAAATGGCATTTGCAGATATCACATTGAGCCCGACTTATACTGCAGCGATTGGTCTCGCGAGTGATGAGAGAGGACTAAGTTTGAGATTTCCAAGATTTATGAAGAAACGGGAGGACAAGAGTCTCGAAGAGGCGAGCACGAACGATTTCTTGGCTGGTCTTTGGCGAAAACAAGAAGCCAAAGCGGAAACCACCAAGGGTGAGACAGgggcagaagcagaagaggcGGAAGAAGCCGATGATTGA
- a CDS encoding BolA protein yields MSQITDESLREAIKQRLEATHVEVTDMSGGCGQAFNSVIVSPQFQGLNSLKRHRLVNAALKDEIAIIHAWTAKCQTPEEYAKTSAANDTAQAQP; encoded by the exons ATGTCGCAAATCACAGACGAGTCCCTACGTGAGGCCATCAAGCAGCGCCTCGAAGCTACTCACGTTGAAGTCACAGACATGTCTG GCGGCTGTGGTCAAGCCTTCAACTCTGTCATCGTCTCTCCTCAATTCCAGGGCCTCAACTCTCTCAAGCGTCACCGTCTCGTCAACGCCGCCCTCAAGGACGAAATCGCCATTATTCACGCCTGGACCGCCAAGTGCCAGACACCTGAGGAGTACGCAAAGACGAGCGCAGCCAACGACACCGCGCAAGCGCAGCCATAG